Genomic DNA from Roseburia intestinalis L1-82:
GTGTTGGCTGCTTTTAAGTCATCGTTTTCCATCACGATATGCTCTTTGATCCGGTATCCCGCAAAGCTGCGCACATCGGTGGTAAGCTCTACATCCTCTTCCAGGTTACGGTTTACTGCAAAGATCGTGACTTCGTCTTTTTCTTCGTTATAGACAGCCACAGATTCCACGTCCGTGATCTCATCATGTTTTGCCGTTGCATGTCTGGAGCTTGAGATTACCGGCTGCAATGCGATGCCCCTGCCGTATTTGGATGCATGCATGAACGGATAAAAGATCGTCTGTTTCCATGCTCCGCCTGCCGCATCTGTCATGATCGGTGCGATTACATTGACAAGCTGTGCCAGACATGCCATCTTGACACGGTCTGCATGTTTCATCAGTGTGATCAGCATCAGTCCGACTAACAGGGAATCCTCAAAGTTATAGATATCCTCTAACATCGGAGGTGCCACCTGCCATGGATGGTTCTCGGTAATATCCTCATCCGCAGCGTTTGAGTGAAACCATACATTCCATTCATCAAAACTTAAATTCATGACTTTCTTGCTGCGTTTTTTCGCTTTGACATAATCACAGGTCGCAATGACTGTGCGGATAAACGTATCCATATCATCGGACTGTGCAAGGAAATCATTGCTGTCATTGTCGCGGTTGCCATAATACTGATGCATGGAGATATAGTCGACATAATCATAAGTATGGCTCAATGTGACAGCCTCCCAGTCCGGGAACGTAGGCATATCCAGGTTGGAGCTTCCGCAGGATACCAGCTCGATGTCCGGATCGATCAGGCGCATTGCCTTTGCGGTCTCCTCCGCAAGTCTTCCGTACTCTTCCATTGTCTTGTGTCCGATCTGCCATGGTCCGTCCATCTCATTTCCAAGGCACCAGACTTTGATCTTATGTGGATCTTTCACACCATGTCTGATACGCAGGTCACTGTATTTCGTTCCCGAAGGATGATTGCAGTACTCTAAAAGATTGCAGGCATCTGCAATGCCGCGGGTTCCAAGGTTCACTGCCATCATGACATCAGAATTGACTTTCTTTGCCCATTTGGAAAATTCGTTTAAACCGATTTCATTTTTCTCTAAACTTCTCCATGCAAGTTCCAGACGGTGCGGGCGCTCCTCAACCGGCCCCACAGAATCCTCCCAGAAAAAGTTTGACACAAAGTTGCCGCCCGGATAGCGGATGATCGGCACATCCAGCTCCTTTACCAGCTCCATCACATCTTTGCGGAATCCATCCTCGTCTGCAGACGGATGTCCCGGCTGGTAAATTCCTTCGTATACCGCTCTTCCAAGGTGTTCGATAAAAGAACCGTAAATCCTTTTGTCGATCGGAGCGATCTGAAATTCTTTATCCAGTACCATTTTTGCTTTTCTACTCATGTATATTTCCTCCTGTCACTTAAAATCTTACTCTTTTACCGCACCTGCTGTCATACCTTCAATAAAGTATTTCTGGAAGCAGATAAATAATACAAAGATCGGTATGATAGAAAATACAGAACCGACAACCAACAGACTGTAGTTATCACCATACGGGTTGATCAGTGTATTAAGACCAATGGTCAGTGTGTATTTGTCTGCAGAACGGATGACTAATAACGGCCACAGATAATTGTTCCATGCATTCATACCATTTAAGATCGCCATCGCTGAGAATGCCGGTTTCATGATCGGCACGATCAGTTTAAAGAAGATACCATACTCTGTTGCGCCGTCGATACGTCCTGCCTCGATCAGCGACTTTGGCAGTCCCAATAGATACTGCCGGAAGAAGAAGATCGTGGATGCATGTGCCAAAAACGGAAGTACTACTGATACATAGCTGTCCATCATGCCCCAGCTTGAAATCTGCTTGTACAGAGGGAGCATAATAACCTCAAACGGTACAGAGAGGATCAAAAGCACTATAATAAACAAGAAATTCTTTCCCTTAAAATCATAGGCCGCAAATCCATATGCAACGAATGCACTGATCGCCAGGGTCAGGATCACTGTGATGACTGTCAGGATCAGGCTGTTGCCAAACCATGTCCAGTAATCATGTTTTCCGGTGAACAGTAATTTGTAATTGTCCAGTGTCAGATGCGGGATATCCAGATTCAGGTTTAATCCGTACTGAAGCAGGAAGTTTCCCGGTTTAAAACTGGCTAATACCAACAGATAGATCGGCAGAACGGTAAGGATCGCAAGGATGGAAAAAAATATGATCATACCGATGGTTGCTGCCCTGTCTTTCTTTTTCTGGCTCATTCCAACAGATTCTGCTGCCATATTATCTCTCCTCCTTCTTAAATGTTCCGGTCAATGCAAGCTGGATGATATTAATGATCATAACAATGATAAGAAGTACTAAACCAACTGCACATGCATATCCCATTGCACGTTTTTCAATACCCTGACGATACAGATAGCCAACGATCGTAAGTCCGATATTCTGTGGGGAGTTATTACCTTTCCACAGCATGTAAGACTCAAGGAACATGGAAAGTCCTGCATAAATACTAATTGTTAATACATAGATCGTGGTCGGTTTTACAAGCGGTACTGAAATGCTCTTAAACTGCTGCCACTTTGTCGCTCCGTCGATGGAAGCCGCCTCGTAGAGATCCGTGGAGATATTCTGTAACCCTGCAAGGAAATAGAGGATATTGACACCGGTCCAGCGCCAGCACGCTACTAGGAGAAGTGCAAAGTATCCGGTCCATTCACCTTTCAGCCATTTGATGGAAGAATGTCCAAAGAAATTTAAAATCTGGTTTGCAAGTGCCGTATCCATCTCACCAAACATCAGACGGAAGATTGTACCTACAACGACAACAGATGTCAGTGCCGGGATAAAATAAACAGACTTGAAAAATCCCTTCGCCTTCATCAGTTTACTGTTTAACATACTTGCAAATAACATTGGAAACGGAATTAAAAGTACCAGTGTTCCCACCATGTATTTAAAACTGTTCCAGACTGCTTTTCTGAAATATGTATCAGAGAGTAATCTCTTATAGTTGTTCATTCCAACCCATTTATCTTTCAGGACGTCCTGAAAACTTAACAGTACACCATTTGCGATCGGGAATACCCAAAACAAAATGACTGTCAGAACAAATGGAAGAATAAACACATAAGGTGCTGCTTTTTGCGAATACAAAAACTTCTTCACTTTATTCATGCTGTAATGCCCCCTTTTCCCTCATAACAGGAAACGGGATGCAGGACATCTGCCCCACATCCCTGCCTGTTTAAACCTGTCTCTTATTCTCCAAATTCATTCTGAAGTGCAGACTGTGCCTCGTCTAACGCTTCTTTTACATCCATACCGGACTCGAAGATATTATTCAAAGTCTCTGTACAGAAGATATTGTTGATGGATGGCATCTTCTCATCTGTATAGCAGGTCAGTAATCCAATGCCGTCCTGAACATCTAATAATGCATCAAATGGTTTTGTGTTGAAGTACTGTACATACTGATTATCCGGGTTCTCTGTTACGGATTTGTCTGTCCATACTGCTGTGTTAACCGGGTCAAATCCTAATACGTTCCAAACTTCTACGTTTGCTGTGTCAGAAAGTTTGATGTAAGCGAATACTTCTGCTGCAAGGTCAGCATTCGGGCTGGATGCTACAACTGCTGTACCGGTACCACCACCACCGATGGTCTTTACTGCATCGTTGTCACCAAATACAGGAGGTGCTGCGATTGCAACTTTACCGGAAAGGTCTGTCATGTAGCTTAAGTAACGGCTGGTCTGCCAGAATGGCATGATTGCTGCTGCGACATCACCGCTGTTGTATAACGGATATGCTTCCTCGTTGTCAGGCTGTCCACCGGCGATAACGTCCATAGCACCTGCATCCTGCATATCTTTCATGGTCTGTAAACATTCAACCATGGTGTCATTGTTTACTGCAAGGCTTCCATCATCATTTAAGTAATCTCCGCCTTTCTGAGCGAGCATTAAGTTTAATGTCCACTGAGCAGTTGTCTCACATGCTGCAAATGTTTTTCCGGTTGCTTCTTTGTATTTTGCACCGGCTTCTTTGAAGTCATCCCAGGTCTTAATG
This window encodes:
- the arfA gene encoding arabinosylfuranosidase ArfA; translated protein: MSRKAKMVLDKEFQIAPIDKRIYGSFIEHLGRAVYEGIYQPGHPSADEDGFRKDVMELVKELDVPIIRYPGGNFVSNFFWEDSVGPVEERPHRLELAWRSLEKNEIGLNEFSKWAKKVNSDVMMAVNLGTRGIADACNLLEYCNHPSGTKYSDLRIRHGVKDPHKIKVWCLGNEMDGPWQIGHKTMEEYGRLAEETAKAMRLIDPDIELVSCGSSNLDMPTFPDWEAVTLSHTYDYVDYISMHQYYGNRDNDSNDFLAQSDDMDTFIRTVIATCDYVKAKKRSKKVMNLSFDEWNVWFHSNAADEDITENHPWQVAPPMLEDIYNFEDSLLVGLMLITLMKHADRVKMACLAQLVNVIAPIMTDAAGGAWKQTIFYPFMHASKYGRGIALQPVISSSRHATAKHDEITDVESVAVYNEEKDEVTIFAVNRNLEEDVELTTDVRSFAGYRIKEHIVMENDDLKAANTLTEQNVYPVNADDRSKLDDGVVTSVLKKASWNVIRLGK
- a CDS encoding carbohydrate ABC transporter permease — encoded protein: MAAESVGMSQKKKDRAATIGMIIFFSILAILTVLPIYLLVLASFKPGNFLLQYGLNLNLDIPHLTLDNYKLLFTGKHDYWTWFGNSLILTVITVILTLAISAFVAYGFAAYDFKGKNFLFIIVLLILSVPFEVIMLPLYKQISSWGMMDSYVSVVLPFLAHASTIFFFRQYLLGLPKSLIEAGRIDGATEYGIFFKLIVPIMKPAFSAMAILNGMNAWNNYLWPLLVIRSADKYTLTIGLNTLINPYGDNYSLLVVGSVFSIIPIFVLFICFQKYFIEGMTAGAVKE
- a CDS encoding carbohydrate ABC transporter permease; translation: MNKVKKFLYSQKAAPYVFILPFVLTVILFWVFPIANGVLLSFQDVLKDKWVGMNNYKRLLSDTYFRKAVWNSFKYMVGTLVLLIPFPMLFASMLNSKLMKAKGFFKSVYFIPALTSVVVVGTIFRLMFGEMDTALANQILNFFGHSSIKWLKGEWTGYFALLLVACWRWTGVNILYFLAGLQNISTDLYEAASIDGATKWQQFKSISVPLVKPTTIYVLTISIYAGLSMFLESYMLWKGNNSPQNIGLTIVGYLYRQGIEKRAMGYACAVGLVLLIIVMIINIIQLALTGTFKKEER
- a CDS encoding ABC transporter substrate-binding protein encodes the protein MKKKVLAALMCAAMTVGMLAGCGGNSTAGNSSSGAGEAASGTESADSGAGRREMDVEGDDVTTLEVWTFIENHQDFYTNMAEKWNEENPDKKVKLVLSNMAYDDMHNKLSLALESGEGAPDVVDIELGKFPAFMTGDIGLKPLNDAVEPYLDNVVESRLQLYSKDGNYYGFPTHVGTTVAFYNTEALEAAGIDYTTIKTWDDFKEAGAKYKEATGKTFAACETTAQWTLNLMLAQKGGDYLNDDGSLAVNNDTMVECLQTMKDMQDAGAMDVIAGGQPDNEEAYPLYNSGDVAAAIMPFWQTSRYLSYMTDLSGKVAIAAPPVFGDNDAVKTIGGGGTGTAVVASSPNADLAAEVFAYIKLSDTANVEVWNVLGFDPVNTAVWTDKSVTENPDNQYVQYFNTKPFDALLDVQDGIGLLTCYTDEKMPSINNIFCTETLNNIFESGMDVKEALDEAQSALQNEFGE